The Diorhabda carinulata isolate Delta chromosome 4, icDioCari1.1, whole genome shotgun sequence genomic interval taagtacaaaatatatatcgcaaaaaatttcgaaaatatactaGAAAAAGATCAATTTTGGGTAGTTCAGTAGATTATCAGGACACAggcttcaataatttttatattgcttTTCTGACATTAAATATAAATGCTAGAATggaaaaatatctgaaaatttaacaataaaattatattttattgatataattgataTATCCCTCTAAAAAATAAGAGATCTGATTCCGAATTAGTTTAGGGTCGAAACGCATGCGACTATTGAAATTATAGATCAGCTTTGATGGTTACGGATCAGTTAAAGCAGTTCTTGGGTTTTTGTTATGAGATTAAAATCAAAATCCTTTCGTATTCACTAAGGAAGCCCAAATATGCAAATTGAGAACCCAATATATGCGCATAAATATgcataatcaaaatatgaataggTACTAAACTAAAACTTAATATGAAAGTTATAGACACAGTAAACGACCATGCTTCCTAAGTTCTTAGTTTAAAAATGATgtcttttgtttgtttataaaatttataaatggaaaacttgatatttctacaaaatttttccaatggTGCGAAGCTTGTTTTAAAAAAGGCTATTGAGAATCATTTAATTCAGATACCAGCTCAAAAATTCTACAAGACAAGAGGCGAAACGTTCATATTTATGAattcacttttgaaaaaaaacgaaaaatccTAAATTACTTTGATATGAATCTAATTTTTCGTTTTGTGTAACAAAACCTGACTTTGTAtagatattgaataaaaaaaggtcatgatggaatttaaaaattttttacattaattacAGATTATGGGGCAATATCTCCACATTCTAAAAATGACACTCCAGGTCCAGATATTCGTTTAAATGGTGAGTAATCATTTACACTTCCTTCTCCTCATTTTGATCCGTTGTTTTTTGCTTGCGAGTGAATccttttcaaacttgaaacacttAAAATTGCCatattttttgttctcttttGGCTACAATACTTGAATAAAATGAGCACTATAATATCCACGGAAAAATGGACGAGGTTCTACAAAGATGAACTAACTgatgttgataaaatttttgccCAAATTTGTCCTTGATTAGAGACTTTTGAATGATTTCTACCGACGCCTCGTTCGCATCTCAgttcaaaatatatcaacagGATTCGAAttgactaacctaacctaatattGAAGTGTGTAACGTGCGGCTTGAAAACACTGCTCTTATTACATCTCTACTTGTGGAAGTAAGCAGGAGCGACCATTAGCCATCCTTTTATAACTGGTAGGCGATTCGAAAGCTCCGTTCTTTAAGAGAAACATTGTCAAATTGACAAatagggtgttccgggacttgaagcaaaaaattcgggagtgagtataTGGCGTGAAAGTAATGCtgtgatatgaaaaaaatttctcttacgACCCCTCAATTCTGAGGTATAGGCGTTTAAAGTTGCTAAATTAGAATTTATActtaagtatattttataaatcatacattcgaacattatgaatttttaattgatgattatgtccatgtagtatgtttgacggaataaatgaTTCTATAGTACTATTTGAAGGCCAAGgaccaatggttaacaatccataacttctacagggacaacctgtacaatctaaatataGCAATTTCTCAATCGATGTTTAAGCAAAAAGGTAATCTTTGTTCagctcgataaaatttatggcttaagggatatatagatttttagatcattgtacatgccaaggaaatagttcgccataaagagacattctgaagaaaattatcattaatcgtaattatttatcgaaaatactcCTAAGAGGTATTAAAACACTATCAAACTTAACTTatcgaataaaaacaaaataaaattataataaatgttcgaagtggacACCTTGCATTTCTACACACTTCCAGAGTCTACGGAGAAGAGTATTCCAAGATTTTGCCTTATAGCGTGacaatgaatgtttattttattgatcaTTTAATTCCTTGAACTTACCGTAGTTGCATTTACCAAGCTTTTGAAATAACCCCCAAAAAATGAATCGCTTGTATCTATTTCAAGGTAACGTTGTGCCTATGCAAATGGACCTCTCCAAAGAAATGTTTGATCGTCATTTAATATctcttataaaaattttcattaaataattgatatttatgataatttttttcagaatgtctctttatagccAACGGTTTGCTTGGTAtctacaacgatctaaaaatctacatatctcttaagccataaattttatcgagttaaacaacgAGTAGCtttatgttgaaaaatcaattggccttcagatagtagtgtagaattatttattccttcaaactacatggacatacgtaatcatgcattaatagtatattacgtaacaagagttgtaagtaacccattacgcacgaagtgaaaaatttataaatttcaagaGTGCGTAATGGGCTTACAACTCgtgtaacgtactatacttATTCTACGCCCATTTATAGCATGCTACTCAAGAAAACGTatcctatttttaaagaaattgcataatgtgctgcctacattgAGAggcatcactctttcaatcctaaatatatctcgctaaagtgcgatttttgacgtttacagaaatgggcgtagaaaaaagttcttaatgtataatttagaaaatatacttaaatatatgttctgatttcgcaactttaagcGCCTataactcaaatttttttatgtcacagcattattttcactcaCTCCCGAATACATTGCTTTAAATCCCGGAACACTCTGTAGATGATTTAGTGTATTTCTGTCGGTTTTCATTGTGGAGGTGCTTACAAAGAAAACTGGAAAATGAAGAAACTTGAACACCTCAGATATTCAGAGAGACGCAAATGAGAGATGGAGACTACGATGAAAATTCAATACCCTGTAGAATAAAATTAACTTATCActttttggataaaataattGGGGagattaattttgtttaatatagaGTATGTGGTGATGGATATTTACAGACTTGTTTCATTTACAAACAGATTCGAAACTAAAAGttcttcatcaatttcttcttttaatgtaaaaatttctACATCAGTTTATAAGATACAATTacagaaatttgaattaataaaataatcattatacTAGTTATCTGAAGCAAGTGAATTTTCACCGTTACGTTCTGAATTTGATGTAACTTCTTGCGGCTTCTTCATAATACTATTTATCTCCCCACAAAAAGCTTCGAATGAGTGTGATTTATCGAAGGTCTCTTTAGCTATATCGCCTAAAAAAACCTGCAAATGTGGATTcaccatcaatttttttaaagcaagtGCTATAACTTTCGGCTCGGGATCGAGGAGAACACCAGAGAGCCTATGTACCAATATTTTAGACGCGATGCCCTTGTTCGTGGCTATTATTGGTTTTCCTAAAGACATAGCTTTGAGGATAAAATCAGAATATACGTCATTTTTAGCAGGATGGATCATTATCGCTGATTCCATTATCAAAGTTTTTTCGTGTATTATCGGTAGTTGTCTTAAAAAAGTGACTTGAGCAGCACAAATTCTTTGTTTTGTGATAGCCATCAGTTCGCTGTAATGAAATTTCTCTTCCAACGTCTTACAATTTCCTGCGATAACCAACTGAAATCGTTTAGTTATTGATTTGTCGTCTATCAATTCTAGTAGAAGTTCGAATGCGTCtaaagataatttgaaatttgacgATCGTCGAAACTTACCTACGGTAAGAAATAGTATCGTATCGTCTAACAAATCCGGTATTattctttgtatttttattcCCGGCTCTTTCCATAAACCAAGATCTATGGAAGGATACAGAATTTTCGGTTTGGTTGTTAGTGTGGGATACGATTTGGTTAATATTTCAGCGAAACCGACGGTTTCTACGATAATTTCATCGGCGAGTTTGATCCATTTTGCTTCGAACAAAGATGGATTGATTTTAGTATGCTCGAAACAAGCGTCCAAGCTCTTTAATTCTTGGAAATTgtgtacgaaaaatattttatagctGGAAAAACATTTGAGTAGATAAAGGGTGAAGAGGCTGACGTCTATAATTATTACTTCTGGCTTCGGCTTTGGTGGCCACATCAATAATCTCAACACCATCCACACCGCTCGAAATGACGATAAGCTAAAAAGTCCAAAGATGGCTCGTGGTATCCACCAACCCGAATATTCGATGCAAATTCCATCTGAAAACTAAACGTTTTTTTGTGATTAgaaacacaaatttatttaatagactttatcatcattaattatataattttcgtaGAATTAGTTTGAATATGAGATATTTATAAACTTAAATTCACGTGGATTTAATCATTTCTGTTAGTTAATTCTAAGCAcaagatttttataattctgtttcacgctaaaaaaatataatcatatgAGTAAAGTACTACATTCCAAGGCGACGAAAGTTTAATGTAATAGTTTAAGAATTGTTGTTTTGCATTTCATGCGTAAAAACACTTTTACTTTTAACTGACACCGCTGTGATATACGGAGTGTCGGATTTAAAATGGGGTCACCTTagtgtattttcaattttcattttctgaatATCAATCGAAAAATGTATGAGAATGAATCACTGAAGTTTTGGAGGTTGTGAATCTCGttcttaaattattatttggagaACGATTCAACTGAAAAACTAACtgctatttgaaaatttgatttggtATCACgtataaaaatttgttgtattttccTATGAGGACGCATAAATGAAACAGGACGGATTGAATTGTTTGATGCAAATGTCTTTGTGTGAGTGTGTAATAGTCCGGGAAAGCTAGATCGAAGAATTAACCTCACATCTATTTGTATGAAACAGAATATTACATCCATTTAAAAATGATCCTCCTAAATTGTGTAATAAGTTCTGCTGGGGCTTGTGATGCAGATTGCAATTACACCTAAGGTTGAGTTTTGCACacttatatttcttttattttttcatcaacaaaaaataatgtgcGTAAAAACTGTATTTGATTTTATGATAAACAtgataaaactgaattttcaaaaaaaatttaacccGTTAATTTGTAATGTTTCTCCCCTCATTATGACGCCCAAACACACGTGCCATACTTTTatccttttaatttttttattttatagatataatTCAATAACCTAAAGGATCATTGAAGGATTCAAAATTCCTTTCACAATTATATCAGTACCTAGagaattttgattttcgttATCGCGGCTTGTAATgatcaaatcaataaattttcgcCCAAAATGTGCAGTTCTAAGAAGTCCTTTTATATAATTCAGAACTGaaactgaaataataatttttttagctcaattgttaaaatatttataaacaattttttgttgctACTATCTACTGTTGTTTGAAGCTGTATttcagaattgaaaaaaaaacattacatatATGAATTTAGTTCACGTGGATACGTGGacaccatttttaatttttaaaaattgaggaCACCAATTTTTTTGGCTGCATTTCCTTCATACTTTcgtataatatcaattttatttcaatatttgcataattttcgaaaaacttaTGTTTGAAAGAAGTCTAGTTTTATCatgttgaattttgatttgaaccagcaaacaaaaaataaatatctcaaattttgaTTACCCTTAGCTGTGTTTGCAAGCTGTGTCACAAGtttaatttattgaagaatGCTTAAAAGTGATTGGGAATCGATATACTTTCAATGAGGAaatgatatttcatcaaaaatttatgTGGTGTTCCAAATTTCCCCAGACTATAAGTCTTGTATTTTGtcgagaaattaaaaaaaatcgacgcTTTTATTAGTGAAAACATCTCCAACAAAGAAGCAATTTTAATTTGGGTTCATTTGCCCATTGAATTAGCTTGAGCGAGTAATTTTCTCATTTCATGGGGATTTATATTAAAGGGGAAATCTTCATAATGAAGATGCTTCCATATATTTAACAAACACTAAATTTGAGTAAGATtctcaaaaatttgtgttttattattatatgcaCTATGTGATAATCATGTTTTGAAATAATAGGTCTATTTAAGTTGAACgataaaaagaaataactaGAAATTATTGAGAATCTTTTTGGTTCTATCGACAACGATATGAAAactttaaaaatcaaaatagtgTACCCTTATATCAGTAAAAGAATGATCTCTCTCGTAATGCGACGTTAATATCGTAACTTTATATCCGATTTTTTGGTAAGCCAGAGCAATGTTCAGCATGTATCTATCTTCTTTTTTCCTTGCTAATCTTTCGTGTAGGATGACCACATGGGGTTTTTCGGATCTATTGATGGATGggttttcattttcaaattgtaCCACGTccatttcgaaatttttgttaGATCTGTCAAATGTGCATTTTTTGTGCTTGGAAATTGACGTGTTTTGACAGCACATTATTCAAAGCTCACTGTTGTAACAACTGTCTAATACGAAAAGTGCATTCAATCTaatatttcgattatttatcgattaaaaatcaatatcgAATCGTTTGATCACTAAATCATCAACCGATTTAACAAGTTACAATCATCTGATGACAGTAGATTCTTAGACTGTACAATTACAAGCAAGATAAAGTGGCAAAATTTCTAAATGAACTAACGACAAAAGAATCTTGTTAATATTCCCTTGGCTGCTTTTAAGGGTTCCTCCAAAAGAATTCAAATggcgttttcaaaaaattttttttagttcgtATATGATTCTTtgattctattgaaattattggaaagaATCATCAAGGGAGAAAAACTACATATTTCTCCAAAACACAGAAATTTGTTGGCATAAGTGGATGTGAGcgagtaatattttattttcttgcaTTTCGCGTTTCTTGCCTtgggttttattgaattatctttatttttcctaatatgagaaacaatttaattagacacagtttttgataaattatttcaatatttctgtctTCAGTTTTCATAAGTGTCCaaatgtaccgggtgtcccaataaaaATGGCTATCGGCCATATCTCGgaaaccgtttatagtacagcttcgggacaacataagtaatattgacataataattgggactataattaatagaaaaaggaaagacaattttgaggagtcaaaaattgttaaaatccgttcagtcaaaccggagtaatttatgtttaaaggaaaatgcttaaaatttacacatttcttaagatatctcgttatacgaaaaagatatcgacatgctgttttcgctattctgttgctaatttggtctacttttatattccttaattaaaattGCATGTTTCTCtctaacatttttcaaggatagctagatttaaaaaaataaataaatagcgccctctagcgtaaACGTTATTCATTAGGTTgcttcgaaattataactcttacattggtagaaaggagctctcttcaaaaagactaagtttgcatagataggttacgTAGGACTGGACTTATAggctttttttcataataaagtttccgcttccccccacctcttGTTTGAAGAGATAGATTAAAACTtgtaaatcaaatatacgctgaatttctcgaaaaatacgataatcatagtttaaatgtatcttaattaggcaaaatttgtaaattattcattttataatttttgatatttaattacgccctctggcggtgaacctacaactctgtaaataatttccagattTTTCGCGA includes:
- the LOC130893421 gene encoding alpha-1,3/1,6-mannosyltransferase ALG2-like produces the protein MCCQNTSISKHKKCTFDRSNKNFEMDVVQFENENPSINRSEKPHVVILHERLARKKEDRYMLNIALAYQKIGYKVTILTSHYERDHSFTDIRFSDGICIEYSGWWIPRAIFGLFSLSSFRAVWMVLRLLMWPPKPKPEVIIIDVSLFTLYLLKCFSSYKIFFVHNFQELKSLDACFEHTKINPSLFEAKWIKLADEIIVETVGFAEILTKSYPTLTTKPKILYPSIDLGLWKEPGIKIQRIIPDLLDDTILFLTVGKFRRSSNFKLSLDAFELLLELIDDKSITKRFQLVIAGNCKTLEEKFHYSELMAITKQRICAAQVTFLRQLPIIHEKTLIMESAIMIHPAKNDVYSDFILKAMSLGKPIIATNKGIASKILVHRLSGVLLDPEPKVIALALKKLMVNPHLQVFLGDIAKETFDKSHSFEAFCGEINSIMKKPQEVTSNSERNGENSLASDN